The DNA window CCGGTTGCGTGAGCAGTCGCCCACCGTGCCGGTGCTCTTCCTGACCGCCCGGGACGCGGTCGAGGAGCGCATCGCCGGCCTGACCGTCGGCGGCGACGACTACGTCACCAAGCCGTTCAGCCTGGAGGAGGTGATCGCCCGGCTGCGCGCGCTGCTGCGCCGCTCCGGCTTCGCGGTCGCCACCCGCGCGGACGCGGTGCTGACCGTGGGCGACCTCAGCCTCGACGAGGACAGCCACGAGGTTCGGCGGGACGGCCACCTGATCACCCTGACCGCGACCGAGTTCGAGCTGCTTCGCTACCTGATGCGCAACCCGCGCCGGGTGCTCAGCAAGGCGCAGATCCTCGACCGGGTGTGGAACTACGACTTCGGCGGCCAGGCCAACGTGGTCGAGCTGTACATCTCGTACCTGCGCAAGAAGATCGACGCCGGCCGGGCGCCGATGATCCACACGTTGCGCGGCGCGGGCTATGTCCTCAAGCCCGCCGATTGACCCCGGGGACCGGCCGGGCCGTCGGCCGGTGCGCGCCGCCCGCCGGTGGCTGGCCGGCCGGTCGTTGCGTACCCGGCTGGTGCTGGCCCTGGTCTCGCTGCTCGCGCTGGTCAGCGTCACCATCGGCGGGCTCACCACGGTGGCGCTTCGGCAGTTCCTGATCGACCGGCTCGACGCCCAACTGGCCCCCGCGACGGTGCTGCGGGGCGCCGGTCGGCCGGCCTTCCCGGGCAACGGACCGGCCATCCCGCCCGGATTGCCGCCCGGCACCGTGGTAGCCGACATCACCGGCGATCGGGTGACGGCCGCGTCCACACTGACCCGCAGCCCGTCCAGCGAGGACCCCTTTCCCGACGAGACACCCGTCCCGGCCGACGAGGTCGCCGCGTTGGCCGACGTGCCGGTCGGCGTCGAGCCGCGCACCGTCGACCTCGGCGCGCGCGGTGAGTACCGGGCCGTCGCCCGGCAGTTCCGCGACGGGCGGGTGCGGGTCGTCGCGCTGCCGCTGGCCGGCGTGCGGGAGACCGTCTGGTGGATGGTCGCCGCGCAGGCCGGGGTGGCCACCGTCGGGCTGCTCATCGCCGGGGTCGCCGGCGCGCTGATCGTCCGGGCCACGCTGCGACCGCTGAACCGGGTGGCCGCCACCGCCACCCGGGTCACCGAGCTGCCACTGGACCGCGGCGAGGTGGCGCTCGCCGTTCGGGTCCCGGCCGCGAACACCGACCCGCGTACCGAGGTCGGCCAGGTCGGGGCCGCGTTGAACCGGATGCTCGGCCACGTCGCGGACG is part of the Micromonospora cremea genome and encodes:
- a CDS encoding response regulator transcription factor — protein: MVMDGQAAPSRIELRRPDGEPVRVLVVDDEPTLTDLLSMALRYEGWQVRSAGNGTAALNTARQFQPDAVVLDVMLPDLDGFQVLRRLREQSPTVPVLFLTARDAVEERIAGLTVGGDDYVTKPFSLEEVIARLRALLRRSGFAVATRADAVLTVGDLSLDEDSHEVRRDGHLITLTATEFELLRYLMRNPRRVLSKAQILDRVWNYDFGGQANVVELYISYLRKKIDAGRAPMIHTLRGAGYVLKPAD
- a CDS encoding sensor histidine kinase, with the translated sequence MAGRSLRTRLVLALVSLLALVSVTIGGLTTVALRQFLIDRLDAQLAPATVLRGAGRPAFPGNGPAIPPGLPPGTVVADITGDRVTAASTLTRSPSSEDPFPDETPVPADEVAALADVPVGVEPRTVDLGARGEYRAVARQFRDGRVRVVALPLAGVRETVWWMVAAQAGVATVGLLIAGVAGALIVRATLRPLNRVAATATRVTELPLDRGEVALAVRVPAANTDPRTEVGQVGAALNRMLGHVADALAARQASETRVRQFVADASHELRTPLAAIRGYAEVARRGRDEVPADVAHALRRVESESTRMTSLVDDLLLLARLDTGRPLAVDQVDLSALVVDAVSDAHVAGPEHRWQLALPEVVIRVPGDAARLHQVVANLLTNARVHTPPGTGVTTTLTVEGAAAVLTVADDGPGVPTELQPEVFERFARGDSSRSRANGSTGLGLAIVAAVVEAHRGTVEVDSRPGRTVFTVRLPNPTADA